Genomic DNA from Neisseria lisongii:
CCGCAACAGCATCAACGCCGGCAATATCCATTATCAGGATATGCACCTGTCGCATGTCGAGCAGCAAATCCGCAACGGTTTCTACGGCGATATTCATGTTGCCATCATCGAAGCCGCCGGCATTACCGAAGAAGGCAAAATCATTCCGGCCATGGGCATCGGCCACAATAATGAAGTGTTGAAAGCTGCCGATAAAGTTATTATCGAAGTCAATGCCAAGCAAAACGAAAAACTGGAATCCATGCACGATGTTTATTTCGATGTCGGCACGCCGCCGCACCGCCCTGCGATTCCGCTGCTCGAACCCGACGGCCGCATCGGTAGCCCGTATTTGGAATGCGATTTAAACAAAATCGCCGCCATCGTTTTGACCGACTCGTTCGACCGCAACAGCAAATTTGCTGATCCTGACGAAAACTCCAAACGCATTGCCGCCCAAATCATCGACTTCTTCGACCACGAAGTCAAAGCAGGCCGCCTGCCCGCCAACCTGCTGCCGCTGCAATCCGGCGTGGGCAACGTGGCCAATGCCGTATTGGCGGGTCTGCTGGACGCTCCGTTCGACAATCTGACCGGCTACACCGAAGTGTTGCAGGACGGTATGCTGGATTTGATTATCGCCGGCAAAATGAAATCGGCTTCCGCCACTGCCCTTTCGTTCAGCCCCGACGCATTGCAGCGCTTCAACGACAACATCGACTTTTTGCGCGACAAAATCATTTTGCGTCCGATGGAAATCACCAATAATCCGGAACTGATCCGCCGTTTGGGCGTGATTGGTATGAACGCCATGATTGAAGCCGACATCTACGGCAACGTCAATTCCACCCATGTTATGGGTACGAAAATGATGAACGGCATCGGCGGTTCGGGCGACTTTACCCGCAACGCTTTCTTCTCGTTCTTCGTCAGCCCGTCGGTGGCCAAAGACGGCGCTATTTCGTGTATCGTACCGATGGTTTCCCACCACGACCATACCGAACACGATGTGATGTTTATCGTAACCGAACAAGGCATGGCCGATCTGCGGGGCAAATCACCTCGCCAACGCGCCCGTTTAATCATCAACAACTGCGCCCATCCGGACTACCGAGACATGTTGAACGATTACTACGACCGTGCCGAAAAAGCCGCCGCCGGTCTGCACACGCCGCACATCCTGAGCGAAGCCCTGTCTTGGCACCAACGCTTTGTCGAAACCGGCGACATGCGCATTAAATAAAGTCTGAACAGACCGACAGGCCGTCTGAAAACGGGGTTGCTTCAATCACCCGATTTTCAGACGGCCTTATTTTGTTTTCAGATAAATAAAAGCAGCAGACGGAATATCCTGTCTGCTGCTTTTAATATCATGTTTTCAAATGCAATTTATCCGAAACCGATTCTACCTTATTTCAACGGTGTCATATTCATCACTTCCATCAGGAAGTTGGTGAACGCCGGATTGGTCGGCTTGCTGCCCATATTCGGCCAACGCAACTGCCAGCCTTTCAAGGCATTTTGAATATACAGTTTAGACTGCTCGGTTGTAATTTCGCCACGCTGGCTGTCCACCGCCGAACGCAGATACACTTCATACATGCTGTCATCCACATTATTGCGGCCGACCAGTTGGATACGGAAGCGGTTTAAATACTGCGCCGCCTGAACCTTGGTCAGTTTGCCTGAATCCACCTGAATTGCCAAACGGGTGGCTTCGTCACGAATTTTGGAAACATCGCCCCAATGGCTCTGTGCCAACTGGAAGCCGCCAGCAGGCGCAACCGCCGTTTCAATATTCGGCAAACCGATCGGCACTTGTTTCAGCGTGGGAATATAAACTGATTGACAGCCGGTTAAGGCTGCCAGCGTCAATAAAAAAGGAAGATATTTTTTCATAGCCGACATTATATAGTGAAAAGAATTTATTTTCCATATCGGGCGGCCGTCTGAAAACCGCATGGATAATTTATCGGCAAAATTACAACAATGTTCGGATAAATCCCTGTTTTCTATTCAAAAATCCCTCATCTCAAAAAA
This window encodes:
- a CDS encoding lipoprotein, with the translated sequence MSAMKKYLPFLLTLAALTGCQSVYIPTLKQVPIGLPNIETAVAPAGGFQLAQSHWGDVSKIRDEATRLAIQVDSGKLTKVQAAQYLNRFRIQLVGRNNVDDSMYEVYLRSAVDSQRGEITTEQSKLYIQNALKGWQLRWPNMGSKPTNPAFTNFLMEVMNMTPLK
- a CDS encoding acetyl-CoA hydrolase/transferase family protein, with the protein product MTANTVERIRHQGLRNKIMSAEQAAELIQDGMTLGIAGFTGAGYPKALPTAIAERAKAAHSAGKPFKINMITGASTAPDCDGVLAAADAVAFRAPFQSDPGIRNSINAGNIHYQDMHLSHVEQQIRNGFYGDIHVAIIEAAGITEEGKIIPAMGIGHNNEVLKAADKVIIEVNAKQNEKLESMHDVYFDVGTPPHRPAIPLLEPDGRIGSPYLECDLNKIAAIVLTDSFDRNSKFADPDENSKRIAAQIIDFFDHEVKAGRLPANLLPLQSGVGNVANAVLAGLLDAPFDNLTGYTEVLQDGMLDLIIAGKMKSASATALSFSPDALQRFNDNIDFLRDKIILRPMEITNNPELIRRLGVIGMNAMIEADIYGNVNSTHVMGTKMMNGIGGSGDFTRNAFFSFFVSPSVAKDGAISCIVPMVSHHDHTEHDVMFIVTEQGMADLRGKSPRQRARLIINNCAHPDYRDMLNDYYDRAEKAAAGLHTPHILSEALSWHQRFVETGDMRIK